The proteins below are encoded in one region of Thermococcus peptonophilus:
- a CDS encoding DNA-3-methyladenine glycosylase family protein codes for MAVDIKKTAHEMIKNGTWKLEGNTFYQALRLKSDVVGIVAYNGDFLFPETWGRKERKEAREKLFFILGLDTDLDSLYSEISDSPFSFLAEEFKGLTLPAAPSPYQALVEVIAQQQVNFEFAQRTIRNLVEMAGEKVGDIYAFPTADQITSLTLDELKRAKLGYRAGYIKHVTELYLKGELKLDLWEMDENEAIKYLTAFRGIGKWTAELFLAYGLRKNTYPSGDLGLRRGIAKIFGKSVKDVKEKDVREILEPYGKWKGLLAFYIICYDRKTELERRRK; via the coding sequence ATGGCTGTCGACATCAAAAAGACCGCCCACGAAATGATAAAGAACGGCACATGGAAGCTCGAAGGAAATACTTTCTACCAAGCTCTCCGACTAAAAAGCGACGTAGTCGGGATTGTGGCCTACAACGGGGACTTCCTCTTTCCCGAGACATGGGGCAGGAAGGAGAGAAAAGAGGCGAGGGAGAAGCTCTTCTTCATCCTTGGTCTCGACACTGACCTCGACTCCCTCTACTCCGAGATAAGCGATTCGCCGTTTTCTTTCCTTGCGGAGGAATTTAAAGGACTGACCCTCCCCGCCGCACCCTCACCCTATCAGGCCCTCGTTGAGGTGATAGCGCAGCAGCAGGTGAACTTCGAGTTCGCCCAGAGAACGATAAGAAACCTCGTGGAAATGGCCGGAGAAAAAGTTGGGGACATCTACGCCTTTCCTACAGCCGACCAGATAACATCCCTAACTCTCGATGAGCTTAAAAGGGCAAAGCTTGGCTACCGCGCAGGCTATATAAAACACGTCACTGAGCTCTACCTGAAGGGCGAGCTGAAGCTCGACCTGTGGGAGATGGACGAGAATGAGGCTATAAAGTATCTTACTGCCTTCCGCGGGATAGGAAAGTGGACTGCGGAGCTGTTCCTCGCCTATGGGCTGAGAAAGAACACCTACCCATCAGGAGACCTCGGGTTGAGGCGCGGAATAGCCAAGATATTCGGAAAGAGCGTGAAAGATGTTAAAGAGAAAGACGTCAGAGAGATCCTTGAGCCGTACGGCAAATGGAAGGGTTTACTGGCGTTTTACATCATCTGCTACGACAGGAAGACCGAGCTGGAGAGGAGAAGGAAATGA
- a CDS encoding DUF512 domain-containing protein gives MFEFTEDFRLRRITKYELDGVDEREDLVVIPPSSKAGPCGSYCLFCYLRQNPPDMIYRVSFHDTLNDPELEKRIAYVSEHYPELWKRITDTAGNVGFDEKRIESLYNAGLDEIQISVHTTKKEKRIALMRTPLASRLIDLLPMAGEHFRVIADIILTPGYNVDDIGEIIEDLDSMGVAEVRLFPVGVTRYNRNVRPLTRKELLFVKETALEKDEELEIKVVIPPIFKALLGEFRLDVEPFEIEPELPVYIFTGELAYPELRRLFPRIPVVAVKNEFFGGNIGTAGLLTGRDVLREVDKLPEVDLGVLLLPELMFYGDKTLDGYTRNELVGRIIAGKGYIVETALEPVEVPRVLEKVGAV, from the coding sequence ATGTTCGAGTTTACGGAAGACTTCAGGCTCAGGAGGATAACCAAGTACGAACTTGACGGAGTTGACGAGAGGGAAGATCTCGTCGTTATACCCCCTTCGAGTAAGGCCGGGCCGTGTGGTAGCTACTGCCTCTTCTGCTACCTCCGCCAAAACCCTCCAGATATGATATACCGCGTTTCGTTCCACGATACTCTGAACGATCCTGAACTCGAGAAGAGAATAGCCTACGTCAGCGAGCACTACCCTGAGCTGTGGAAGCGCATTACCGACACTGCAGGAAACGTTGGCTTCGACGAGAAGAGGATAGAGAGCCTCTACAATGCTGGCCTGGATGAGATTCAAATCTCCGTCCACACGACGAAAAAGGAGAAGAGGATTGCCCTGATGAGGACGCCGCTCGCTTCCCGCCTGATAGACCTCCTGCCGATGGCCGGTGAGCACTTCAGGGTCATAGCGGACATAATCCTCACTCCGGGGTACAACGTGGACGACATCGGAGAGATAATCGAAGACCTTGACTCAATGGGTGTTGCAGAGGTCAGGCTCTTTCCAGTCGGTGTCACTAGGTACAACCGAAACGTTAGGCCGCTCACAAGGAAGGAGCTCCTCTTCGTAAAGGAGACGGCCCTCGAAAAGGACGAGGAGCTTGAGATAAAGGTCGTCATTCCCCCCATATTCAAGGCGCTCCTTGGAGAGTTCAGGCTTGATGTTGAACCCTTTGAAATCGAGCCGGAACTTCCAGTGTACATCTTCACGGGAGAGTTGGCATATCCGGAGCTGAGGAGGCTCTTCCCGAGGATTCCCGTGGTGGCTGTCAAAAACGAGTTCTTTGGAGGTAATATCGGAACTGCTGGTCTCTTGACTGGCAGGGACGTGCTGAGAGAAGTTGACAAGCTTCCTGAGGTGGATCTAGGTGTTCTGCTCCTGCCCGAGCTCATGTTCTACGGCGATAAAACTCTAGACGGTTACACGAGGAACGAGCTCGTTGGAAGGATCATAGCGGGGAAGGGGTACATCGTCGAGACCGCCCTCGAACCTGTGGAAGTGCCGAGGGTTCTGGAAAAAGTCGGTGCTGTTTGA
- a CDS encoding adenylate kinase family protein, with amino-acid sequence MIIAVTGTPGVGKTTISKLLAEKLGYEYVNLRDYALEKGIGEMKGDELEVEVDELAYNFEKDFKGKNVVVDGHLSHFLNANLVIVLRANPKLIAERLKERDYSREKLGENVEAELVDVILVEALEENENVIEVDTTGKTPEEVVEEILDLMQNGVKRRVGIVDWSEVYDEVIPYLRL; translated from the coding sequence ATGATAATCGCCGTAACGGGAACGCCCGGAGTTGGTAAGACAACCATATCAAAGCTTCTGGCTGAAAAGCTTGGGTACGAATACGTTAACCTTAGGGACTATGCCCTTGAGAAGGGTATAGGCGAGATGAAGGGTGACGAGCTTGAGGTTGAGGTCGATGAGCTGGCCTATAACTTTGAGAAGGATTTCAAGGGCAAAAACGTCGTCGTGGATGGCCACCTGAGTCACTTCCTCAACGCGAACCTTGTGATAGTCCTAAGGGCGAACCCTAAGCTGATAGCCGAGAGGCTGAAGGAGAGGGACTACAGCAGGGAGAAGCTCGGGGAAAACGTTGAGGCTGAGCTTGTAGATGTAATCCTCGTCGAAGCACTTGAGGAAAACGAGAACGTTATCGAGGTGGACACGACTGGAAAAACGCCCGAAGAGGTCGTGGAAGAGATACTGGACCTCATGCAGAACGGAGTTAAGAGAAGGGTTGGTATAGTTGACTGGAGCGAGGTCTACGACGAAGTCATACCCTACCTTCGCCTTTGA
- a CDS encoding N-acetylmuramoyl-L-alanine amidase yields the protein MKLKGLLVAVLIIGVLFWVPNVGASGSNLSGYTICVDAGHGGKDPGAVGYVVEKDVNLAIALKVAQVLEMDGANVVLTRDGDYFVSLSERVQIANSAGCDIFISIHANSGPSSATGFEVYHYYTSSKGTALATYVDDEIAKLIPLKNRGVKSAGYYVIKYTKMPAILIETGFVTNSYDASIISDESYQWKYAYAILHGVQRYFGVPVHDPLPTVTGVRFADHGSYFRVVLDLSQSASYHVYYTSYSNGYHLVIQVDNAQLADLGWPTYNGWYYTYTGSGTAPIIYATQSGNTVFVVIELNSPYLPYYDFTLSNPDRIVVDIYP from the coding sequence ATGAAGTTAAAAGGACTCTTAGTTGCTGTCTTGATCATAGGTGTTCTTTTCTGGGTGCCCAATGTTGGAGCCAGCGGCTCTAATCTAAGCGGGTACACCATCTGCGTTGATGCTGGTCATGGTGGAAAAGACCCGGGAGCAGTCGGCTACGTTGTCGAGAAGGATGTCAACCTCGCCATAGCCCTCAAGGTCGCGCAGGTTCTTGAGATGGACGGGGCTAACGTCGTGCTGACGAGGGACGGGGACTATTTTGTCTCGCTTTCGGAGAGGGTTCAGATAGCAAACTCCGCCGGCTGCGACATCTTCATCAGCATCCACGCCAACTCCGGCCCGAGCTCGGCCACGGGCTTTGAGGTTTATCACTACTACACTTCGAGCAAGGGAACTGCCCTTGCCACCTACGTTGACGATGAAATCGCCAAGCTGATACCCCTGAAGAACAGGGGAGTAAAGAGCGCCGGTTACTACGTTATCAAATACACTAAAATGCCTGCAATTCTCATCGAGACCGGGTTCGTTACCAACTCCTATGATGCAAGCATAATAAGCGACGAGTCCTACCAGTGGAAGTACGCCTACGCTATTCTCCACGGCGTCCAGCGCTACTTCGGCGTTCCCGTCCATGATCCACTACCGACTGTTACGGGTGTCCGCTTTGCCGACCACGGAAGCTACTTCCGCGTTGTCCTCGATCTGAGCCAGTCCGCCAGCTACCACGTTTACTACACGTCCTACTCAAACGGCTACCACCTCGTTATACAGGTTGACAATGCCCAGCTCGCAGACCTTGGATGGCCAACCTACAACGGCTGGTACTACACTTACACCGGTTCCGGCACGGCACCGATCATCTACGCGACCCAGAGCGGCAACACGGTCTTCGTCGTGATCGAGCTGAACAGTCCGTACCTCCCGTATTACGACTTCACCTTATCGAACCCGGACAGAATAGTCGTTGATATCTATCCTTAA
- a CDS encoding type II toxin-antitoxin system VapC family toxin, translated as MDYEKEGRKKAVIDSAFFIQGADVEGLTTPGVVEEVKDPESRLFLEGLISAGKVRVVLPSRESIETVKDAAKKTGELGELSEADIEVLALAYEVNGVLLTDDYNLQNIARTLGIEFRTLKRGIKKVIRWNYVCIGCGKKFEEMPPGGICPDCGSPVRLIPKRKRKKRKRK; from the coding sequence ATGGATTATGAAAAGGAAGGGAGGAAAAAAGCGGTCATAGACTCTGCCTTCTTCATCCAGGGCGCAGATGTTGAAGGCTTGACCACTCCAGGTGTCGTTGAAGAGGTCAAAGACCCAGAGTCGAGGCTCTTTCTTGAGGGTCTCATCAGCGCGGGCAAGGTTAGAGTGGTTCTTCCGTCGAGGGAGAGCATAGAAACCGTTAAGGATGCGGCAAAGAAGACGGGCGAGCTTGGAGAGTTGAGTGAAGCCGACATCGAAGTCCTCGCGCTCGCCTACGAGGTGAACGGAGTCCTTCTCACCGACGACTACAACCTCCAGAACATAGCGAGAACGCTGGGAATCGAGTTCAGAACCCTAAAGCGCGGGATAAAAAAGGTCATCCGCTGGAACTACGTCTGCATCGGCTGTGGGAAAAAGTTCGAGGAGATGCCGCCGGGAGGGATATGCCCCGACTGCGGAAGTCCCGTGAGGTTGATACCGAAGAGAAAGCGGAAGAAACGAAAAAGAAAGTAG
- a CDS encoding LamB/YcsF family protein gives MRVDLNSDLGESFGRYNLGLDEEVMNYITSANVATGWHAGDPLVMRKTVRLAKEKGVAVGAHPGYPDLLGFGRRYMKITYDEARNYILYQVGALYAFVKAEGIELQHVKPHGALYNALVKEEKLARGVIEGIADFDKNLIFVTLSGSRPAVIAEEMGVKVAHEVFADRAYNPDGTLVSRSKPGAVIEDKEEIAERVISMVKDGGVRAINGEWVELKVDTICLHGDNPKAVEIAAHIRRVLEEEGVKIVPMREVVL, from the coding sequence ATGAGAGTTGACCTCAACTCCGACCTCGGCGAGAGCTTTGGGAGATACAATCTCGGCCTCGACGAGGAAGTTATGAATTACATCACGAGCGCAAACGTCGCGACGGGCTGGCACGCGGGAGACCCGCTCGTCATGAGGAAGACTGTAAGGCTCGCGAAGGAGAAAGGTGTAGCTGTCGGCGCTCATCCGGGCTACCCAGACCTCCTTGGCTTCGGCAGGAGATATATGAAGATCACTTACGATGAAGCAAGGAACTACATCCTTTATCAGGTGGGGGCTCTATACGCCTTTGTTAAAGCAGAAGGCATAGAACTCCAGCACGTTAAACCTCACGGTGCACTCTACAACGCCCTCGTGAAGGAAGAAAAGCTCGCTCGCGGGGTAATCGAGGGAATAGCGGACTTTGACAAAAACCTGATCTTCGTGACTCTCTCCGGTTCGAGACCAGCGGTGATAGCTGAGGAGATGGGGGTTAAGGTTGCTCACGAGGTCTTCGCAGACAGGGCCTACAACCCGGACGGAACGCTCGTCTCCCGCTCAAAGCCCGGAGCGGTGATAGAAGACAAAGAAGAAATAGCCGAGCGTGTGATTTCAATGGTCAAGGACGGCGGCGTTAGGGCAATCAACGGTGAGTGGGTCGAGCTGAAGGTAGATACCATCTGCCTCCACGGGGACAACCCGAAGGCCGTGGAGATAGCCGCGCACATCAGGAGGGTGCTGGAGGAGGAAGGTGTTAAGATAGTGCCGATGAGGGAGGTCGTGCTGTGA
- the pxpB gene encoding 5-oxoprolinase subunit PxpB — protein MKNKLEKDIEDVFGMFKEDLHLQRLRQEWDRHFDVDDYRILPLGDSALLISFGEVIDDEVNARVHAVARAIEGEDFEWLVEVVPAYSSLAVIFDPLKATFEEVKRAVEPLLDVSAETFKGRKIEIPILYGGEYGPDIEFIAEYNGLSVDDVIEIHSGKTYRVHFLGFLPGFAYLSPVDERIATPRLERPRLKVPAGSVGIAGRQTGIYPIESPGGWRLIGRTPLKLFDPKRDPPTLLQPGDEVRFVPIDEEEFWEIHKAEWEG, from the coding sequence GTGAAGAACAAACTCGAGAAGGATATTGAAGACGTTTTCGGAATGTTCAAAGAGGACCTCCACCTCCAGAGACTTAGACAGGAATGGGACAGACATTTTGATGTTGATGACTACAGAATTTTACCCCTCGGCGACTCCGCCCTTCTCATTTCCTTCGGCGAGGTCATAGACGACGAAGTGAACGCGAGAGTCCACGCTGTTGCGAGGGCAATCGAGGGGGAAGATTTTGAGTGGCTGGTGGAGGTCGTTCCGGCTTATTCTTCTCTGGCGGTAATCTTCGACCCGCTGAAGGCCACTTTCGAGGAAGTTAAGAGGGCCGTTGAGCCGTTGCTTGATGTGAGTGCAGAGACTTTCAAGGGGCGGAAAATCGAGATACCCATCCTCTACGGCGGTGAATACGGCCCTGATATTGAGTTCATAGCGGAATACAACGGGCTTAGTGTTGACGATGTCATCGAGATACACTCCGGAAAGACCTACCGCGTCCACTTCCTCGGCTTCCTTCCAGGGTTTGCCTACCTGAGCCCAGTTGATGAGAGAATAGCAACCCCAAGGCTGGAGAGACCGCGTCTAAAAGTTCCTGCAGGCTCGGTTGGGATAGCCGGGAGGCAGACCGGCATCTACCCAATCGAAAGCCCTGGTGGCTGGCGGCTAATAGGGAGAACTCCGCTGAAGCTCTTTGATCCGAAGAGAGACCCTCCAACGCTCCTTCAGCCAGGCGATGAGGTTAGGTTCGTGCCCATAGACGAGGAAGAGTTTTGGGAGATCCACAAAGCCGAGTGGGAGGGTTAG
- a CDS encoding 5-oxoprolinase subunit C family protein codes for MIELLSVPSLLTVQDAGRTGYRKLGVPVSGFMDDFSARIANYLVGNPGDFPLLEFLLTGPKLRFNASAVFAVVGDVEVKLDGTPIEPWMSHWAKRGDILEVGTLRSGLYGYIAFAGGIKCERLLGSCSAYPRAGLGRPLKTSDRLSVGHVILTGKEGRFLPRKLRPDYSSNKVEVRVVLGPDLDHFTQDGIETFLSSTYTVTPESDRMGYRLEGPVIEHSEKGPDIVTGPLIPGSVQVPGSGRPIVMMKDAQTTGGYAKIATVITADLPVLAQSRPGTEVSFRRVTPQEAREILKRREKTLEAIREFLDGKLRAYSVRALGKDFILFAGKI; via the coding sequence GTGATAGAACTCCTCAGCGTCCCATCGCTCTTAACCGTTCAGGATGCTGGAAGAACTGGCTACCGAAAGCTCGGCGTTCCGGTCTCGGGCTTCATGGACGACTTCTCCGCGAGAATAGCTAACTACCTCGTCGGGAATCCCGGCGATTTTCCGCTCCTCGAGTTCCTGCTGACCGGCCCTAAGTTACGGTTCAATGCCTCAGCAGTCTTTGCCGTGGTCGGAGATGTGGAAGTCAAACTCGACGGAACACCCATAGAACCATGGATGAGCCACTGGGCGAAGAGGGGAGACATTCTTGAAGTCGGTACTTTGAGAAGTGGCCTCTACGGCTACATTGCCTTCGCTGGAGGCATAAAGTGCGAGAGACTTTTGGGGAGCTGTTCGGCCTATCCAAGGGCAGGCCTTGGAAGGCCGCTTAAAACGAGCGATAGGCTTAGTGTTGGCCACGTGATTCTGACCGGCAAGGAAGGACGCTTTTTGCCGCGGAAGCTGAGACCGGACTACTCAAGCAATAAGGTGGAAGTTCGCGTCGTCCTCGGCCCCGATTTAGACCACTTCACCCAGGATGGCATTGAGACCTTTCTGAGCTCGACCTACACTGTAACGCCCGAAAGCGACAGAATGGGCTACCGGCTGGAGGGGCCGGTTATCGAGCACTCTGAAAAAGGTCCTGACATCGTTACTGGTCCGCTCATTCCCGGAAGCGTCCAGGTTCCGGGAAGCGGAAGGCCGATAGTCATGATGAAAGACGCCCAAACTACCGGCGGCTACGCAAAGATAGCGACCGTGATAACGGCCGACCTTCCAGTCCTGGCCCAGAGCAGGCCGGGGACAGAAGTCAGCTTCAGGAGAGTAACTCCGCAGGAGGCACGGGAGATACTAAAAAGGCGTGAGAAAACCCTTGAAGCAATACGGGAGTTCCTGGATGGGAAACTAAGGGCTTACTCGGTGAGGGCGCTCGGAAAGGACTTCATTCTGTTCGCCGGGAAGATCTGA
- a CDS encoding GNAT family N-acetyltransferase: protein MNLEIRVATLDHVKGIVEVHTAGEELSGFSVRERYLRGGPWMSIETCAVHINALLLEGQYPIVAELDGRIVGEAEVFLSEEPINGEPKRIAHLDVIEVHPDFRGKGIGRAIIKYIEGSFAGKVELLTTQPDEEALGFYRKLGFNEVLHENWLVEVLTNEFSGSNVRPLSFFPWEAVKDLELVAGRFQSSYDMWFSSFKDIFAGVHELAEAGKVGNSYYVLKPLPGRPGKASLFLWGEEKDVPGAIGRAGEIGFESVLTVLDEATAEKIYGEKKGKVPIIGKRL from the coding sequence TTGAACCTCGAAATAAGAGTCGCAACCCTGGATCATGTTAAGGGAATAGTTGAGGTTCACACTGCTGGGGAAGAGCTCTCAGGATTTTCCGTTCGTGAAAGATATCTACGCGGCGGCCCGTGGATGAGCATAGAGACGTGCGCCGTCCACATCAACGCCCTCCTCCTTGAGGGTCAGTACCCCATAGTAGCCGAGCTGGACGGGAGGATCGTTGGTGAGGCGGAGGTCTTTCTCTCGGAAGAGCCGATAAACGGGGAGCCAAAGAGAATAGCCCACCTGGACGTCATAGAGGTTCACCCCGACTTTAGAGGAAAAGGAATCGGCAGGGCGATTATCAAGTACATTGAAGGCAGCTTCGCAGGAAAAGTGGAGCTCCTAACAACCCAGCCGGACGAGGAAGCACTTGGCTTTTACAGGAAGCTTGGTTTCAACGAAGTCCTCCACGAGAACTGGCTTGTGGAAGTCCTTACTAACGAATTCAGCGGTAGCAATGTCCGACCCCTCAGCTTCTTCCCATGGGAGGCCGTGAAAGACCTTGAACTGGTGGCAGGCAGGTTTCAAAGCTCCTACGACATGTGGTTCTCAAGCTTTAAAGACATCTTCGCCGGCGTCCATGAGCTTGCGGAAGCTGGGAAGGTAGGCAACTCCTACTACGTCCTGAAGCCTTTGCCAGGTAGGCCCGGAAAGGCGAGCCTCTTCCTCTGGGGCGAGGAGAAGGACGTTCCTGGAGCTATAGGGCGGGCTGGAGAGATAGGGTTTGAGAGCGTTTTAACCGTGCTGGACGAGGCAACAGCTGAAAAAATCTATGGGGAGAAAAAGGGAAAGGTGCCGATAATAGGGAAGCGCCTTTAG
- the mce gene encoding methylmalonyl-CoA epimerase, with the protein MIKKIDHVGIAVKNLDEAIKVWEGLGLKVDEIEEVPDQKVRTAIIHVGESRIELLEATSEDSPIAKFIAKRGEGIHHIALGVEDIEEHLEKLKEAGYRLIDEKPRIGAGGAKIAFVHPKSVTGVLLELCQRD; encoded by the coding sequence ATGATAAAGAAGATTGACCATGTTGGTATTGCCGTTAAGAACCTCGATGAGGCCATAAAAGTCTGGGAGGGCCTTGGGCTTAAGGTTGATGAGATCGAGGAAGTCCCCGACCAGAAGGTCAGGACGGCCATAATCCACGTTGGAGAGAGCAGGATTGAGCTTCTTGAAGCCACTTCGGAGGACTCTCCGATAGCGAAGTTCATAGCAAAGCGCGGTGAGGGGATACACCACATAGCGCTCGGTGTTGAGGACATCGAGGAGCACCTCGAAAAGCTGAAGGAAGCTGGCTACCGCCTTATAGACGAGAAGCCGAGGATCGGAGCTGGCGGGGCGAAGATAGCCTTCGTCCACCCGAAGTCCGTCACCGGTGTCCTCCTGGAGCTCTGCCAGAGGGACTGA
- the meaB gene encoding methylmalonyl Co-A mutase-associated GTPase MeaB, which produces MIDGLIERMLKGDKRAVARLITLVENDEEKAREVVSKIYPYTGRAYIVGITGPPGAGKSTLLDKLIRVAREEGKVVGVIAIDPTSPFTGGALLGDRIRMQRHSTDPGVFIRSMATRGSLGGLAKATSDAIKVLDAYGCDVIFVETVGVGQIEIDIVKTADTVVLITVPGLGDDIQAIKAGLMEIADIFVINKADKEGADATYFELNLMLDLEKERWEKRGWRPPIVETVATTMKGIRDLWKAINEHKAFLEKSGELEKKRRFRAEEEIKTIVSDRIARTVGKKLSEDEISTLIERVVKREIDPYSAADQVIEKALGVKV; this is translated from the coding sequence ATGATAGACGGGCTTATCGAGAGGATGCTCAAGGGCGACAAGAGGGCAGTAGCTAGACTAATAACTCTCGTCGAAAACGACGAGGAAAAGGCCCGGGAGGTCGTCTCGAAGATTTACCCTTACACTGGGAGGGCCTACATTGTCGGAATAACCGGGCCTCCGGGAGCGGGGAAATCGACTCTCCTCGACAAGCTGATCAGGGTGGCCAGGGAAGAGGGCAAAGTCGTGGGCGTCATAGCAATAGACCCAACATCTCCCTTCACGGGCGGCGCCCTCCTCGGGGACAGGATACGGATGCAGAGGCACTCCACCGACCCGGGCGTCTTTATCAGGAGCATGGCGACAAGAGGCTCTTTAGGTGGACTGGCCAAGGCAACCAGCGACGCGATAAAAGTCCTCGACGCTTACGGCTGTGACGTGATCTTCGTCGAGACTGTCGGGGTCGGCCAGATCGAGATTGACATAGTGAAAACAGCCGATACCGTTGTTCTCATCACTGTTCCCGGCCTCGGGGACGACATCCAGGCGATAAAGGCCGGTCTCATGGAGATAGCAGACATCTTCGTCATCAACAAGGCCGACAAAGAGGGGGCAGACGCTACCTACTTCGAGCTGAACCTGATGCTCGACCTCGAAAAGGAGCGCTGGGAAAAGCGCGGCTGGCGGCCGCCGATAGTCGAGACCGTCGCCACCACTATGAAGGGCATCCGGGATCTCTGGAAGGCAATAAACGAACACAAGGCTTTTCTTGAGAAGAGCGGCGAACTTGAGAAAAAGAGGCGCTTTAGGGCGGAGGAGGAGATAAAGACAATCGTATCCGACAGGATAGCGAGAACCGTTGGTAAAAAGCTTTCCGAGGATGAGATCTCTACCCTGATTGAGAGGGTCGTTAAGAGGGAGATTGACCCGTACTCTGCCGCGGATCAGGTTATTGAAAAGGCACTGGGGGTGAAGGTATGA
- a CDS encoding cobalamin B12-binding domain-containing protein, translating to MVERSKVRVLIAKPGLDGHDRGAKVIARALRDAGFEVIYTGIRQTPEQIVESVIQEDVDVLGISILSGAHMVLIPKILKLLEERGIKPNEDILVLAGGIIPPDDAEQLEKMGVAKVFGPGSPISEIIKFIDENVPKLKKFRENA from the coding sequence ATGGTCGAACGCTCAAAGGTTAGGGTTCTCATCGCCAAGCCGGGTCTGGACGGCCACGACAGGGGCGCAAAGGTCATAGCCAGAGCCCTCAGGGATGCGGGTTTTGAGGTCATCTACACCGGCATCAGGCAGACTCCGGAGCAGATAGTTGAGAGCGTTATCCAGGAAGACGTTGATGTTCTTGGCATAAGCATCCTTTCTGGGGCCCACATGGTCCTGATACCGAAGATACTCAAGCTCCTTGAGGAGAGGGGAATAAAGCCCAACGAGGACATTCTCGTTCTAGCTGGTGGCATAATCCCGCCCGACGACGCCGAGCAACTCGAGAAGATGGGCGTCGCCAAGGTCTTCGGCCCGGGAAGCCCGATAAGCGAGATAATCAAGTTCATAGACGAGAACGTGCCGAAGCTCAAGAAGTTCAGGGAGAACGCATAA
- a CDS encoding PHP domain-containing protein, producing MLGFPHDTHTHTVYSDGIGSIADNIASAEEKGLKLLGITDHSHYVVGKTFNRYVREIRRWGNESEITVLAGIEGNITPNGIDVPDFVAKKLDYVIVSVHEWVDTPEEYLELVKLALIDENVDVIGHFGANFPYVGFPSVEELNEVLELAEANGKAFEISSRYRVPELDFIRECIKRGIKLTFASDAHFPEGVGNVGWSEKVFKKAGGKREDLLFEEFL from the coding sequence ATGCTCGGATTCCCGCACGATACCCACACGCACACCGTATATTCGGACGGGATTGGCTCGATAGCTGACAACATAGCCTCAGCAGAGGAAAAAGGCCTCAAGCTCCTTGGAATAACCGACCACAGCCACTACGTAGTTGGCAAAACGTTCAACCGCTACGTCAGGGAGATAAGGCGGTGGGGAAATGAATCCGAGATAACGGTTCTCGCTGGTATAGAGGGGAACATAACTCCCAATGGGATCGACGTTCCTGATTTCGTTGCCAAAAAACTCGACTACGTCATAGTGAGTGTCCACGAGTGGGTCGATACTCCTGAGGAGTACCTTGAGCTTGTTAAGCTCGCCCTAATTGATGAGAACGTCGATGTAATAGGCCACTTCGGGGCGAACTTTCCCTACGTCGGATTTCCTTCGGTGGAAGAGCTCAACGAAGTCCTTGAGCTCGCCGAGGCAAACGGTAAGGCCTTTGAGATAAGCTCTCGCTACCGCGTTCCCGAGCTGGATTTTATCCGGGAGTGCATAAAGAGGGGGATAAAGCTTACCTTCGCGAGCGATGCCCACTTTCCCGAGGGAGTTGGAAACGTGGGCTGGAGCGAAAAGGTCTTTAAAAAAGCTGGAGGAAAGAGAGAAGACCTCCTCTTCGAGGAGTTCCTCTGA